The Thermoleophilum album genome includes a window with the following:
- a CDS encoding methionyl-tRNA formyltransferase encodes MSRPPEQAAVRAADAADRATPRLVLIAEEAAGARVLRLLTERQLLPLTVLTDGVGAPSEGLAPVARLARLHGLPLMPALRAREGAFAEWLERQRVDLLLNVHSLHVLPREVVEAPRIGALNLHPGPLPELAGLNAPSWAIFMRRPEHGVTLHWMDAAIDAGPVAYEERFALTGQERAFQLAARCAELGVGLIARLLDDLEAGRPLPRHAQDRARRRLLPPAPPEGTELVWERPARDLEALVRACDWGPFASPWGHAWTRLPDGRQIAVLRARAVEKPIGAPTAAPPGTVLAVTDRCALVAAGRDVLELSRVQIDGRLVEAGQALRAGDVLGV; translated from the coding sequence ATGTCGAGACCGCCGGAGCAAGCGGCGGTGCGAGCCGCCGACGCTGCGGACCGGGCCACGCCGCGTCTCGTGCTGATCGCCGAGGAGGCGGCCGGGGCGCGAGTACTCAGGCTGCTCACAGAGCGACAGCTGTTGCCCCTCACCGTGCTCACCGACGGGGTGGGAGCGCCCTCCGAAGGTCTCGCTCCGGTAGCTCGCTTGGCCCGGCTTCACGGCTTGCCGCTGATGCCCGCCCTTCGTGCACGCGAAGGCGCATTCGCTGAGTGGCTCGAGCGGCAACGGGTGGACCTCCTGTTGAACGTGCACTCGCTGCACGTGCTGCCGCGGGAGGTGGTGGAGGCGCCGCGGATCGGCGCCCTCAACCTGCACCCTGGACCGCTCCCTGAGCTCGCCGGCCTGAACGCACCGAGCTGGGCAATCTTCATGCGCCGCCCCGAGCACGGAGTCACGCTGCACTGGATGGACGCCGCGATCGACGCCGGTCCCGTGGCTTACGAGGAGCGCTTTGCCCTGACCGGGCAGGAGCGCGCCTTCCAACTGGCGGCCCGCTGCGCTGAGCTCGGTGTCGGGTTGATCGCACGCCTACTCGACGATCTCGAAGCTGGCCGCCCGCTGCCTCGCCACGCCCAGGACCGCGCTCGCCGTCGCCTGCTTCCGCCCGCCCCACCCGAAGGGACGGAGCTCGTTTGGGAGCGCCCCGCCCGTGACCTTGAGGCACTCGTGCGCGCCTGCGACTGGGGGCCGTTCGCGTCCCCGTGGGGTCACGCCTGGACGCGCTTGCCGGACGGTCGGCAAATCGCGGTGCTGCGCGCACGCGCCGTCGAGAAACCAATCGGCGCCCCCACCGCCGCGCCGCCGGGAACGGTCCTCGCCGTTACCGATCGCTGCGCGCTGGTCGCAGCGGGTCGCGACGTGCTCGAGCTCTCCCGGGTGCAGATCGACGGCCGCCTTGTAGAGGCCGGACAGGCGCTGAGAGCAGGCGACGTGCTCGGCGTCTAG
- a CDS encoding MBL fold metallo-hydrolase: MSRPIDLCFGGEQRVIAAYWVDGMVIDPGPASCVERLLAQLPGEPTAVLLTHIHLDHAGACGTLCSLFPELRVYVHERGAPHLVDPTRLLASAERLYGPGLGLLFGRVEPVPEARIVALKGGERVGRFDVDYAPGHAWHHVVYHDRLTGTAYVGDVAGVRIPPDEHVVAPTPPPEIDLERWFETLDQLAAREPAALALTHFGVVEAPEVGDHLARVRASLAELAELAQRCTREAFQRVLQERLRRVLRPETLVRLEKAAPLDHLYLGLERYWRKRAEVKESRP, encoded by the coding sequence GTGTCTCGGCCGATCGACCTGTGCTTCGGTGGCGAGCAGCGGGTAATCGCGGCCTACTGGGTCGACGGCATGGTGATCGACCCGGGGCCCGCGTCTTGCGTAGAGCGCCTGCTCGCGCAGCTACCGGGTGAGCCGACGGCGGTCCTGCTCACTCACATCCATCTCGACCACGCCGGCGCTTGCGGCACGCTCTGTTCGCTGTTCCCCGAGCTCCGCGTCTACGTGCACGAGCGGGGTGCGCCCCACCTGGTCGACCCGACGCGCCTTTTGGCGAGCGCGGAGCGTCTCTACGGGCCGGGACTGGGGCTCCTTTTTGGCCGCGTCGAGCCGGTACCCGAAGCGCGCATCGTCGCGCTTAAGGGCGGGGAACGCGTGGGCCGCTTCGACGTCGACTACGCGCCGGGCCACGCGTGGCACCACGTTGTCTACCACGATCGCCTGACCGGCACCGCCTACGTCGGCGATGTCGCGGGGGTGAGGATTCCACCTGACGAGCACGTCGTGGCACCGACGCCGCCCCCGGAGATCGACCTCGAGCGCTGGTTCGAGACGCTCGACCAGCTGGCCGCCAGAGAGCCGGCAGCGCTCGCACTCACCCACTTCGGTGTCGTCGAGGCACCCGAGGTAGGGGATCACCTGGCGCGCGTCCGGGCATCTCTGGCGGAGCTCGCCGAACTCGCTCAGCGGTGTACTCGCGAAGCCTTCCAGAGAGTCCTGCAGGAGCGTCTGCGACGCGTCCTCAGGCCCGAAACCTTGGTAAGACTTGAAAAAGCTGCGCCGCTCGACCATCTGTACTTGGGCCTCGAGCGTTATTGGCGCAAGCGCGCGGAGGTGAAGGAGTCACGTCCGTAG
- a CDS encoding lysophospholipid acyltransferase family protein, with protein MATGGARGRRTQNARRRRATARVGGLSATGPLLGSGQLTLEAGTERLRPAQPAFDIHHDALEMPVEAPSGGPLAAPPEPDLRTLRRLLPRPDPERQIDDWGRSERVVSAFAPLLDFYYRYWFRVDVRGIENVPAEGGALLVANHSGALPPDAPMVMRAIQHEHPRPRPLYMLGEHWFKGYPMVGMLANKLGLVAAHPANARRLLRDEQRLVIVFPEGQKGTRKVLWQRYRLRRFGRGGFVRTAILSGVPIVPVAVVGAEEAMPIFAHVPFLQRLTGLIYFPINHAFPHFGLAAALMYLPAKFKIHFLEPVDMSQYGPEDADDAAFVQHLAERIRARIQRELDRMLRERRSVWLG; from the coding sequence ATGGCCACGGGAGGGGCACGCGGGCGGCGCACGCAAAACGCTCGGCGACGCCGTGCAACGGCGCGCGTAGGTGGGCTCAGCGCGACTGGACCGCTGCTCGGCAGCGGTCAGCTCACGCTGGAGGCAGGAACCGAGCGTTTGCGGCCGGCGCAGCCGGCCTTCGACATCCATCACGACGCGCTCGAGATGCCGGTCGAGGCGCCCTCGGGCGGACCACTCGCGGCACCGCCAGAGCCAGATCTGCGCACTCTGCGTCGGCTCTTGCCGCGCCCGGATCCCGAACGGCAGATCGACGACTGGGGTCGTTCAGAACGGGTGGTCTCAGCGTTCGCGCCACTCCTCGACTTCTACTACCGGTACTGGTTCCGGGTCGACGTGCGCGGAATCGAGAACGTTCCCGCGGAGGGCGGGGCGCTGTTGGTAGCCAACCACTCGGGCGCACTGCCGCCCGACGCGCCGATGGTCATGCGGGCGATCCAGCACGAGCATCCCCGCCCACGGCCTCTCTACATGCTCGGCGAGCACTGGTTCAAGGGCTACCCGATGGTCGGCATGCTCGCCAACAAGCTCGGGCTGGTAGCCGCGCACCCCGCCAACGCGCGTCGTTTGCTGCGCGACGAGCAGCGCCTGGTGATCGTCTTCCCCGAGGGGCAAAAGGGCACGCGCAAGGTGCTCTGGCAGCGCTACCGCTTGCGACGCTTCGGGCGCGGAGGTTTCGTGCGGACGGCGATCTTGTCGGGCGTGCCGATCGTGCCGGTGGCGGTCGTCGGCGCCGAGGAGGCAATGCCGATCTTCGCCCATGTGCCCTTCCTGCAGCGCCTCACCGGGCTCATCTACTTCCCGATCAATCACGCCTTCCCTCACTTCGGACTCGCTGCCGCGCTGATGTACCTGCCGGCGAAGTTCAAGATCCACTTCTTGGAGCCGGTCGACATGTCGCAGTACGGACCCGAGGACGCCGATGACGCCGCCTTCGTCCAGCACTTGGCGGAGCGCATCCGAGCGCGGATCCAACGCGAGCTCGATCGCATGCTGCGCGAGCGGCGATCGGTGTGGCTGGGTTGA
- a CDS encoding ATP-dependent Clp protease adaptor ClpS gives MATLVIERSSTRGPGSGIDDNWHVVVLNDDHNTFDGVARALSRVLPGVSYERGMALAHKIHNTGRATVWSGPREPAELYWEQLRAAGLTMAPLEQG, from the coding sequence TTGGCGACGCTTGTGATCGAGCGCTCATCGACCCGTGGTCCCGGCAGCGGGATCGACGACAACTGGCACGTGGTGGTGCTGAACGACGATCACAACACGTTCGACGGGGTGGCGCGGGCGCTATCGCGCGTTCTTCCGGGCGTCAGTTACGAGCGCGGGATGGCGCTTGCCCACAAGATCCACAACACCGGCCGCGCGACCGTTTGGTCGGGCCCGCGCGAGCCCGCTGAGCTGTATTGGGAACAGCTGCGCGCGGCGGGCTTGACGATGGCGCCGCTCGAGCAAGGCTGA
- a CDS encoding MarR family winged helix-turn-helix transcriptional regulator produces MQANASTTGARLPDQGCSRSATATATLSEEALLARGLGRLLTRLLQEGQSQLLAYADRLELSLTQIKCLGVLAASTTEPSLKEVSERLGLSLAATSRAADGLVRRGLVEREEDPGDRRARRLRLSSAGARAWQEFCGLRQASLERYVRELRPPEREALREALVALGLIGKEEE; encoded by the coding sequence GTGCAAGCAAATGCGTCGACTACAGGCGCTCGCCTACCCGACCAGGGTTGCTCTCGCAGCGCCACGGCAACCGCGACGCTCAGCGAGGAGGCGCTGCTGGCACGTGGGCTCGGTCGCCTGCTCACGCGCCTGCTGCAAGAGGGTCAATCGCAACTGCTGGCGTACGCCGACCGCCTCGAGCTCTCGCTGACGCAGATCAAGTGCCTTGGCGTGCTCGCCGCGAGCACCACGGAGCCGTCGCTCAAGGAGGTCTCCGAACGGCTCGGCCTGTCGCTCGCAGCAACCAGTCGTGCCGCTGACGGCCTGGTCCGGCGCGGACTCGTTGAACGCGAGGAGGACCCCGGCGACCGGCGCGCCCGCAGGCTGCGTCTGAGCAGCGCCGGGGCGCGCGCCTGGCAGGAGTTTTGTGGGCTGCGACAGGCCTCGCTCGAGCGCTACGTCCGCGAGCTCCGACCGCCCGAGCGCGAGGCACTGCGGGAGGCACTCGTCGCACTCGGTCTCATCGGGAAGGAGGAAGAGTGA
- a CDS encoding YgfZ/GcvT domain-containing protein, giving the protein MFVPDPQQYATALDDAGIAALGRRALFEVRGPDAAELLQGQLTNDIAALSAGAGCYALLLTHKARIRADMRVLCFAEDGSRYFVLESEPQAAPVLRHMLTHAAVGLNVTWRELSEQRELWMVVGPCTDEALAVSPPSKVEHSLCVADDAWLVRTYLGVDLFVPSGDSPNSLLSTALPTLERDVIECLRIEHGRPRLGLELGSTTMPAEAGVVERAVSFTKGCYVGQEPVARLHYRGRANRLLRGLRLASAVATGAPVRHEGREVGRVGSCARSPRFGVIGLALLRREVEPGTRVAVDASVTDGESAPAGAEAASSVASVTVSAEVSTLPFTLPSTPAEAPAESQGGDRRRPQGACAQPPPG; this is encoded by the coding sequence GTGTTCGTTCCCGACCCTCAGCAGTACGCGACGGCCCTCGACGATGCTGGTATCGCGGCCCTTGGCCGACGCGCCTTGTTCGAGGTGCGTGGTCCCGACGCAGCGGAGCTTTTGCAGGGTCAGCTGACCAACGACATCGCCGCGCTTTCAGCGGGTGCAGGCTGTTACGCGCTGCTGCTGACCCATAAGGCGCGGATCCGCGCCGACATGCGCGTGCTTTGCTTCGCCGAGGACGGCAGCCGCTACTTCGTCCTCGAATCGGAGCCGCAAGCGGCCCCGGTGCTACGCCACATGCTCACCCATGCCGCTGTCGGGTTGAACGTCACCTGGCGGGAACTGAGCGAGCAACGCGAGCTCTGGATGGTGGTGGGGCCCTGTACCGATGAGGCGCTCGCGGTCTCGCCCCCCAGCAAGGTCGAGCACTCGCTATGCGTCGCTGATGACGCGTGGCTAGTGCGCACCTACCTCGGGGTCGATCTCTTCGTGCCGAGCGGGGACAGTCCGAATTCGCTGCTTTCGACCGCGCTTCCGACGCTCGAGCGCGACGTGATCGAGTGCTTGCGCATCGAGCACGGCCGGCCTCGACTCGGACTCGAACTAGGGAGCACCACGATGCCGGCGGAGGCCGGCGTGGTAGAGCGTGCAGTGTCGTTTACCAAGGGCTGCTACGTCGGCCAAGAGCCGGTCGCTCGACTTCATTACCGGGGTCGCGCGAACCGGCTGTTGCGGGGTTTGCGTCTGGCATCCGCAGTGGCCACGGGCGCCCCGGTACGCCACGAAGGTCGCGAGGTTGGCCGGGTCGGCTCCTGTGCGCGCTCGCCGCGCTTTGGCGTGATCGGTTTGGCCCTTCTGCGTCGCGAGGTTGAGCCCGGAACGCGCGTGGCCGTCGACGCCTCGGTAACCGACGGGGAATCGGCACCTGCGGGCGCGGAGGCCGCGTCCTCCGTCGCCAGCGTGACCGTCAGCGCCGAGGTCTCGACACTGCCCTTTACCTTGCCGAGCACGCCGGCCGAGGCGCCCGCCGAGAGCCAAGGTGGCGACCGTCGTCGGCCGCAAGGCGCTTGCGCGCAGCCGCCGCCGGGGTAG
- a CDS encoding protein meaA, which translates to MSERAHRLPEPDKPWLMRTYAGYGTARESNALYRRNLAKGQTGLSVAFDLPTQTGYDPDHELARGEVGKVGVSIAHKGDMHALFEGIPLDRMNTSMTINATAPWLLALYITVAEEQGVDRRVLQGTTQNDILKEFLSRGTYAFPPEPSMRLTADTIAFCVEQVPKWNPINICSYHLQEAGATPVQEIAYSLSNAIAVLDRVRERVAEETFPRVFGRISFFVNAGIRFIEEHAKLRAMAALWREIGRERYGVTEEKYLRFRYGVQVNSLGLTEQQPENNIIRIVLEALAVTLGRNARARAIQLPAWNEALGLPRPWDQQWSLRIQQILAYETDLLEYPDIFEGSRVMDGLVEELIEGARAEMAVVAERGGAVEAVPYMKGRLVESHRERMRRIETGELKVVGLNCFTEAEPSPLQQDQDGGILRVDPQVEREAIEAVRAWRSRRQQDAVERALEALREAALDPSRNTMAPSIEAARVGVTTGEWAQALRDVFGEYRAPTGVADAAAVELELETLASVRERVERVSEALGRRLKMLVGKPGLDGHSNGAEQIAVRARDVGMDVVYEGIRLTPARIAQAAVQEGVHVVGLSILSGSHLELIPEVLRELREAGSDAPVVVGGIIPPDDAERLKELGVARVYTPKDFELTRIMGEIVDLVAEHYGVAAAA; encoded by the coding sequence ATGAGCGAGCGCGCGCACCGCCTTCCGGAACCGGACAAGCCCTGGTTGATGCGCACCTACGCGGGCTACGGGACGGCCCGCGAGTCGAACGCTCTCTACCGCCGCAACCTGGCGAAGGGGCAGACGGGGCTCTCCGTCGCTTTCGATCTGCCCACGCAAACCGGCTACGACCCAGATCACGAACTGGCGCGTGGCGAGGTCGGAAAGGTCGGCGTCTCGATCGCCCACAAAGGCGACATGCATGCGCTGTTCGAAGGCATTCCGCTGGACCGCATGAACACCTCGATGACGATCAACGCAACGGCGCCCTGGCTGCTCGCGCTGTACATCACGGTGGCCGAGGAGCAGGGCGTCGACCGCAGGGTCCTGCAGGGAACCACGCAGAACGACATCCTCAAGGAGTTCCTATCCCGCGGCACCTACGCGTTCCCGCCGGAGCCTTCGATGCGGCTGACGGCCGACACGATCGCGTTCTGCGTCGAGCAAGTGCCGAAGTGGAACCCGATCAACATCTGCTCCTACCACCTGCAAGAAGCCGGCGCAACACCGGTCCAAGAGATCGCCTACTCGCTCTCGAACGCGATCGCCGTGCTCGACCGGGTCCGCGAGCGGGTTGCCGAGGAGACCTTCCCGCGCGTCTTCGGGCGCATCTCGTTCTTCGTCAACGCCGGTATTCGCTTCATCGAGGAGCACGCGAAGCTGCGTGCAATGGCGGCGCTGTGGCGCGAGATCGGACGCGAGCGCTATGGGGTGACGGAGGAAAAGTACCTGCGCTTCCGCTACGGCGTGCAGGTGAACTCCCTAGGGCTGACGGAGCAGCAGCCCGAGAACAACATCATCCGCATCGTGCTCGAGGCCCTGGCCGTTACGCTCGGCCGCAACGCCCGTGCACGCGCGATCCAGCTGCCCGCCTGGAACGAAGCGCTCGGCCTCCCCCGGCCCTGGGATCAGCAGTGGTCGCTGCGGATCCAGCAGATCCTCGCGTACGAGACCGACCTGCTCGAGTATCCCGACATCTTCGAGGGTTCGCGCGTCATGGATGGCTTGGTCGAAGAGCTGATCGAGGGTGCGCGGGCGGAGATGGCGGTCGTAGCCGAGCGCGGCGGCGCGGTCGAGGCCGTGCCTTACATGAAGGGGCGGCTGGTGGAGTCGCACCGCGAGCGGATGCGCCGGATCGAGACCGGGGAGCTCAAGGTCGTCGGTCTGAACTGCTTCACCGAGGCCGAGCCCTCGCCGCTCCAGCAAGACCAGGACGGCGGCATCCTGCGCGTCGATCCGCAGGTCGAGCGCGAGGCCATCGAAGCGGTGCGCGCCTGGCGCTCGCGGCGTCAACAGGACGCGGTCGAGCGGGCGCTCGAGGCGCTGCGCGAGGCGGCCCTTGACCCCTCCCGCAACACCATGGCGCCCTCGATCGAAGCGGCGCGCGTGGGCGTCACCACCGGCGAGTGGGCACAGGCTCTGCGTGACGTCTTCGGGGAGTACCGAGCACCGACCGGGGTCGCCGACGCCGCCGCGGTCGAACTGGAGCTTGAGACGCTCGCATCCGTGAGGGAGCGTGTGGAGCGTGTTTCCGAGGCGCTCGGCCGCCGCCTCAAGATGCTGGTCGGCAAGCCAGGGCTTGACGGTCACTCGAACGGGGCGGAGCAGATCGCCGTGCGTGCCCGCGACGTCGGCATGGACGTCGTCTACGAGGGGATCCGCCTGACCCCCGCGCGGATCGCGCAAGCGGCCGTGCAGGAGGGGGTGCACGTAGTCGGCCTCTCGATTCTCTCCGGCTCGCACCTGGAGCTGATCCCCGAGGTGCTGCGGGAGCTACGGGAAGCTGGCAGCGACGCACCGGTGGTGGTCGGCGGGATCATTCCCCCCGACGACGCCGAGCGCTTGAAGGAGCTCGGCGTGGCGCGCGTCTACACGCCCAAAGATTTCGAGCTGACGCGCATCATGGGCGAGATCGTCGACCTCGTAGCCGAGCACTACGGGGTCGCGGCGGCGGCTTGA
- a CDS encoding ArgK/MeaB family GTPase — protein MAHDTRAAPAVLNIIEERSPQGRARAELLLAEIARALDPQASGAVIGVTGPPGAGKSTLLSALVREWRKRGRTVAVLAVDPSSRRSGGALLGDRARIDHDPRDPGVLIRSTAAGGRLGGVAPSTNAAAEAMAACFDIVVVETVGVGQSETDVEDLADVVVLVVQPGSGDVLQFLKAGIMEVPDLLVVTKADLGAPARRARQDLEQALAALGASTIPVLEVSALPPGRGIVELADAIDQRLQTVDRRARRLGGRRAAAVREFRSEYGERALRALGGERAALERLARESPHATLPELVATLARAAGVEP, from the coding sequence TTGGCCCACGATACGAGGGCCGCACCGGCCGTCCTTAACATCATCGAAGAGCGCTCGCCACAGGGTCGCGCACGCGCCGAGCTGCTGCTGGCGGAGATCGCCCGCGCGCTCGACCCCCAGGCGAGCGGCGCGGTGATCGGCGTTACCGGTCCACCGGGGGCCGGCAAGTCCACGCTCCTCTCGGCACTAGTGCGCGAGTGGCGCAAGCGGGGTCGCACCGTCGCGGTGCTGGCGGTCGATCCCTCTTCGCGGCGGTCGGGCGGGGCCCTGCTCGGCGATCGCGCGCGCATCGACCACGACCCACGCGACCCGGGCGTGCTGATCCGATCAACCGCTGCTGGCGGTCGGCTGGGCGGGGTCGCGCCGTCGACCAACGCTGCCGCCGAGGCGATGGCGGCCTGCTTCGACATCGTGGTCGTGGAGACCGTCGGCGTTGGCCAATCGGAAACCGACGTCGAGGATCTAGCGGACGTCGTGGTGCTGGTGGTGCAACCGGGGTCCGGCGACGTCTTGCAGTTCCTGAAGGCCGGGATCATGGAGGTCCCCGACCTGCTGGTCGTAACCAAGGCCGACCTCGGTGCACCAGCGCGTCGCGCCCGCCAGGACCTCGAGCAGGCGCTCGCTGCGCTCGGCGCTTCGACCATCCCGGTGCTGGAGGTCTCAGCGCTGCCCCCCGGGCGCGGGATCGTCGAGCTGGCGGACGCTATCGACCAGCGCCTGCAGACGGTCGATCGGCGCGCGCGCCGCCTAGGCGGTCGGCGCGCCGCCGCCGTGCGCGAATTCCGCAGCGAATACGGGGAGCGCGCGCTGCGGGCGCTCGGTGGCGAACGCGCCGCGCTCGAGCGACTCGCTCGCGAGTCGCCGCACGCTACGCTGCCGGAGTTGGTCGCGACGCTCGCGCGCGCAGCAGGAGTCGAGCCCTGA
- a CDS encoding MFS transporter: MTRLLPTLHDGNRRWWTLGAMCFALFMVMLDNTVVNVALPSIQRELRASLAGLEWTVNAYTLTFAVLLVTGGRLGDILGRRRVFLAGVVVFAASSAAIGVSPNQAALVAGRAVQGVGAALMMPGTLSIISSVFPPEERGRAIGTWAGVSGLALAIGPVVGGALTEYVSWRAIFFLNLPVAVGAIVVTLFAAPESRDESTQHRIDYLGIATLSLGLSALVLALVEGNAWGWGSARIVALLVTAAVGLAAFVVVERRAAEPMVDFRFFRSRTFLGANAVAFIVSFAMLAMFFFLALYMQNILGYSAVEAGVRFLPSTLMIILVAPIAGRLADRIGPRWLIAVGLSLVGTAMLLLTGLRVDTGYGHLLPPFMLMGVGIALTMSPMSTAAMNSVAVEKAGVASGILSMNRMVGGTFGVAALGALFQHLARNRLGELLAGSGLPPSLREELVRHLGSAQERMGSADPVLAARVGRAASEAFVYALSGGMWLSASLAFSGAVVALLLIAPGRIGHGSGDTRELAAAETFAG, translated from the coding sequence GTGACCAGGTTGCTACCGACGCTCCACGACGGCAACCGCCGCTGGTGGACGCTCGGCGCGATGTGCTTCGCGCTCTTCATGGTCATGCTCGACAACACCGTCGTGAACGTCGCGCTGCCCTCGATCCAGCGGGAGCTGCGGGCCTCGCTGGCGGGACTCGAATGGACCGTGAACGCTTACACGCTCACCTTCGCGGTCCTGCTCGTAACGGGCGGACGCCTGGGCGACATCCTCGGGCGCCGACGGGTGTTCCTCGCCGGCGTCGTTGTCTTCGCTGCGTCGAGCGCCGCCATCGGGGTGTCGCCGAACCAGGCGGCGCTGGTCGCGGGACGCGCGGTCCAAGGCGTTGGCGCCGCGCTGATGATGCCGGGGACGCTGTCGATCATCTCCAGCGTCTTCCCGCCGGAGGAGCGCGGGCGTGCGATCGGCACCTGGGCCGGCGTCTCTGGGCTCGCGCTGGCGATCGGGCCGGTCGTGGGCGGTGCCCTCACCGAGTACGTCTCCTGGCGCGCGATCTTCTTCCTGAACCTGCCAGTCGCGGTTGGCGCGATCGTGGTCACCTTGTTCGCAGCCCCGGAGTCGCGCGACGAGAGCACTCAACACCGCATCGACTACCTGGGCATCGCGACTCTCTCGCTTGGCCTGAGCGCGCTCGTGCTCGCGCTCGTCGAGGGCAACGCCTGGGGCTGGGGCTCCGCTCGCATCGTCGCCCTGCTCGTGACCGCGGCGGTGGGACTCGCCGCGTTCGTCGTAGTCGAGCGGCGCGCCGCGGAACCGATGGTCGACTTCCGCTTTTTCCGCTCGCGGACGTTCCTGGGCGCCAACGCTGTGGCGTTCATCGTGTCGTTCGCGATGCTCGCGATGTTCTTCTTCCTCGCCCTCTACATGCAGAACATCCTCGGATACTCCGCTGTCGAAGCGGGCGTGCGCTTCTTGCCGTCGACCCTGATGATCATCCTCGTCGCACCGATTGCTGGGCGGCTGGCAGACCGCATCGGCCCGCGCTGGTTGATAGCGGTGGGTCTCAGCCTGGTCGGCACAGCGATGCTGCTTTTGACCGGGCTCCGCGTCGACACCGGCTACGGCCACTTGCTGCCGCCGTTCATGCTGATGGGAGTCGGTATCGCGCTGACGATGTCACCGATGTCGACGGCTGCTATGAACTCGGTTGCCGTCGAGAAGGCCGGTGTCGCTTCGGGCATTCTCTCGATGAACCGGATGGTCGGCGGTACCTTCGGCGTCGCCGCCCTCGGTGCGCTCTTTCAACACCTGGCTCGCAACCGACTCGGGGAGCTGTTGGCCGGTAGCGGCTTGCCGCCGAGTTTGCGAGAGGAGCTCGTGCGTCACCTCGGCTCCGCGCAGGAGCGCATGGGCAGCGCCGATCCCGTGCTCGCCGCCCGCGTCGGGCGCGCCGCCTCGGAGGCCTTCGTGTACGCGCTAAGCGGTGGCATGTGGCTCTCGGCGTCGCTCGCCTTCTCCGGGGCCGTGGTCGCGCTGCTTTTGATCGCTCCCGGTCGCATCGGTCACGGTTCGGGGGACACACGCGAGCTCGCAGCCGCCGAAACCTTCGCCGGCTGA
- a CDS encoding LLM class flavin-dependent oxidoreductase produces the protein MTLGAFVSPGRSLERTLERVELADRLGFSAIFTTHIASYDSLTVLMAYAARSRHARLGTGVLPIYSRTPVACAQQAVTVDAFSGGRLVLGLGVSHAPIVEGWYGQKIDRPVGDMRQYAGVVRAILRGEEPPTSDRFPTSFRFAGVDPRPEVPIYLAALSPRMLRLAGEIADGVVLWLCVPEYVASTVVPEIRAGAERAGRDPQSIAIVAAVPAAVTDDREAAAERLRNDLIPYFSLPFYRAMLERSGFGDELAAFDRALSDGGPAKAAAAISDRFVGALAAIGSAEEARAVVARYAQAGATLPCVGPIPGTEFTSTLEALAPNRR, from the coding sequence ATGACACTTGGCGCTTTCGTATCACCCGGTCGCTCGCTCGAGCGGACCCTCGAGCGCGTCGAGCTCGCCGACCGCCTCGGCTTCTCCGCGATCTTCACGACCCACATCGCGAGCTACGACTCGCTGACTGTGCTGATGGCGTACGCCGCTCGCAGCCGCCACGCACGGCTCGGCACCGGTGTGCTGCCGATCTACTCGCGGACACCTGTGGCCTGTGCGCAGCAAGCGGTAACGGTCGACGCCTTCTCCGGCGGCCGCCTCGTGCTCGGACTCGGCGTGTCACACGCGCCCATCGTCGAGGGTTGGTACGGGCAAAAGATCGACCGTCCGGTGGGCGACATGCGCCAGTACGCAGGCGTGGTGCGAGCGATCCTGCGCGGCGAAGAGCCGCCAACGAGCGACCGTTTTCCCACATCCTTCCGCTTCGCCGGTGTCGATCCCCGACCAGAGGTGCCGATCTACCTAGCCGCCCTGTCGCCGCGCATGCTGCGCCTCGCCGGGGAGATCGCCGACGGCGTGGTGCTGTGGTTGTGCGTGCCCGAGTACGTCGCGTCGACCGTGGTGCCAGAGATCCGCGCTGGCGCCGAGCGCGCCGGTCGCGATCCGCAGTCGATCGCGATCGTCGCCGCGGTACCCGCGGCCGTTACCGACGACCGAGAAGCCGCTGCCGAGCGCTTGCGCAACGACCTCATCCCCTACTTCTCGCTCCCCTTCTACCGGGCGATGCTCGAGCGCTCGGGGTTCGGGGACGAACTCGCCGCCTTCGATCGAGCGCTCTCGGATGGCGGTCCCGCCAAGGCGGCAGCCGCGATCTCCGATCGCTTCGTCGGTGCCCTGGCGGCAATCGGGTCGGCCGAGGAAGCTCGCGCCGTCGTCGCGCGCTACGCCCAAGCGGGCGCGACGCTGCCGTGCGTGGGGCCGATCCCCGGCACCGAGTTCACCTCGACGCTCGAGGCGCTCGCTCCGAACCGGCGCTAG